The following are encoded together in the Phyllopteryx taeniolatus isolate TA_2022b chromosome 21, UOR_Ptae_1.2, whole genome shotgun sequence genome:
- the ints8 gene encoding integrator complex subunit 8 isoform X3, with amino-acid sequence MAMLGIVYRRMSAEAADRVAAVTSSRPGTPLQTSWFEFLLDASLLEKHLQKSNPDPTGVQLVVQFLEQASKPSVNEQNQVQPPADNRRNRTLKLLALKVAAYMKWDLDALEKGLSIPVLNMLLNELLCVSKVPAGVKHVDLDPSTLPPTTAMAVLIYNRWAIRTIVLSSFPEKQTKPGPHQMNMLSVVQQEKEMTDNILSVLKEQASDSISVLAGALRLKKDFYVHTVRTLDLLAADTAAANGETESSTAGLRISANELHCQVHYDLGAIFFQHGCTDRPAFEKARDHFRQTKELLKKLDSAVHVHLDEERLAGYWNACKALTGDCDSRDSQTTRYDQINGLLGARGYQAVVEAFIKDNASRTLPKHFRHSVLRELSYKAQQGEAGLDEVCRQLCVCNAVRDALEAEVLSVRFQQLLMKPSKRLLDFILEVCTRSLEKERSSEASRRNMATFMRGLCEGLEDLSLALVVSSHKLFGELLREEERKLLAEQLRKRSAAVDLGAKPLPSFYDIPASVSVSVGQLEQRLILCSDPRGIRQILNELHDVADRPFWRVNGKWEVPPDYINVILAIKDNLTKDLVYILMAKGLHCTAIKDFVHARQLLSACLELVTEFSPRLRQVMLNELLLTEVRAHETAAADGGKERPPPDLVSRVRGYLEMRIRDLPLRQAVGEECVAFMLNWRENDYLTLQVPPSAVANNPYVKLGQLLASTCKELPGPKESRRTAKELWDAVVQICSVSLQHKRSNDGRVGLIKHRESSMGILHRSKFITFVKKIREPLVLTTLISLFVRLHSIVRDDIVNDVTAEHLSIWPASLPNIQAVDVEAVAVTVKELVTYALTLNPNNQSWLITQADIYFVGDLHP; translated from the exons ATGGCGATGCTCGGAATCGTTTAC AGGAGGATGAGCGCAGAAGCGGCCGACCGGGTCGCCGCCGTGACGAGCAGCCGGCCGGGCACGCCGCTCCAGACTTCCTGGTTCGAATTCCTCCTGGACGCGTCCCTGCTGGAGAAACACCTGCAGAAGTCCAACCCAG ACCCGACGGGCGTGCAGCTGGTCGTCCAGTTCCTGGAGCAGGCGTCCAAGCCGTCGGTGAACGAGCAGAACCAGGTGCAGCCTCCCGCCGACAACCGCAGGAATCGAACCTTGAAGTTGCTGGCGCTCAAAGTGGCGGCGTACATGAAGTGGGACCTCGACGCGCTGGAGAAAGG CTTGAGCATCCCCGTGTTGAACATGCTGCTGAACGAGCTGCTGTGCGTCAGCAAAGTGCCGGCGGGCGTGAAACACGTGGACCTGGACCCGTCCACGCTGCCGCCCACCACCGCCATGGCCGTCCTCATCTACAACCGCTG GGCCATCAGAACCATCGTGCTGAGCAGCTTTCCCGAGAAGCAAACCAAACCGGGGCCGCACCAGATGAACAT GTTGAGTGTCGTGCAGCAGGAAAAAGAGATGACAGACAACATCCTCAGTGTG TTAAAGGAGCAGGCCAGCGACTCCATCAGCGTCCTGGCGGGGGCGCTGCGTCTGAAGAAGGACTTCTACGTGCACACCGTGAGGACTCTGGACCTGTTGGCCGCCGATACCGCCGCCGCCAACGGCGAGACCGAATCCTCCACGGCGGGCCTCCGCATCAGCGCTAACGAGCTGCACTGCCAG GTTCACTACGACTTGGGCGCCATTTTCTTCCAGCACGGTTGCACGGACCGGCCGGCCTTTGAGAAAGCCAGAGACCACTTCAGGCAGACCAAGGAGCTCTTGAAGAAG CTGGACTCGGCCGTGCACGTCCACCTGGACGAGGAGCGCCTGGCGGGCTACTGGAACGCCTGCAAAGCTCTGACCGGCGACTGCGACTCCCGCGACTCTCAGACCACGCGCTACGACCAGATCAACGGGCTGCTCGGCGCACGCGGCTACCAG GCCGTGGTGGAAGCGTTCATCAAGGACAACGCCAGCCGCACTTTGCCCAAGCACTTCAGGCACTCGGTCCTCAGGGAGCTCTCGTACAAGGCCCAGCAAGG GGAGGCGGGCCTGGACGAGGTGTGCCGCCAGCTGTGCGTGTGCAACGCCGTGCGCGACGCCCTGGAAGCGGAAGTGCTCAGCGTGCGCTTCCAGCAGCTGCTCATGAAGCCCAGCAAGCGCCTGCTGGACTTCATTTTAGAG GTGTGCACGCGGTCCCTGGAGAAGGAGCGTTCGTCAGAAGCATCCAGAAGGAACATGGCTACTTTCATGCG CGGCCTTTGCGAAGGCCTGGAGGATCTGTCGCTGGCGTTGGTGGTGTCCTCTCACAAGCTCTTCGGCGAGCTCCtgagggaggaggagaggaagctGCTGGCGGAGCAGCTGAGGAAGCGCTCGGCCGCCGTCGACCTCGGCGCCAAGCCGCTGCCGTCCTTCTACGACATCCCGG CGTCGGTCAGCGTGAGCGTCGGGCAGCTGGAGCAGCGGCTCATCCTCTGCTCGGACCCGCGCGGGATCCGGCAGATCCTCAACGAGCTGCACGACGTGGCCGACAGACCCTTCTGGAGAGTCAACGGCAAG TGGGAAGTCCCTCCGGACTACATCAACGTGATCCTGGCCATCAAAGACAACCTGACCAAAGACCTGGTCTACATCCTCATGGCTAAAGGCCTCCACTGCACGGCCATTAAG GACTTTGTGCACGCGCGGCAGCTGCTTTCGGCCTGCCTGGAGCTGGTGACGGAGTTCTCCCCGCGTCTGCGGCAGGTGATGCTCAACGAGCTGCTGCTGACGGAGGTGCGAGCCCACGAGACGGCGGCGGCCGACGGCGGCAAGGAGCGGCCGCCGCCCGACCTCGTCAGCAGAGTTCGCGGATACCTGGAGATGAGGATACGCG ATCTTCCGCTGCGGCAGGCGGTCGGCGAGGAGTGCGTGGCCTTCATGTTGAACTGGAGGGAGAACGACTACTTGACGCTGCAGGTGCCGCCCTCGGCCGTCGCCAACAACCCTTACGTCAAG CTGGGCCAGCTCCTGGCATCTACGTGCAAGGAGCTCCCGGGTCCCAAAGAGAGCCGGCGCACGGCCAAGGAGCTTTGGGACGCGGTGGTGCAGATCTGCAGCGTCTCCTTGCAGCACAAGAGGAGCAACGACGGGCGCGTGGGACTCATCAAGCACCGCGAGTCCTCCATGGGCATCCTGCACAG GAGTAAATTCATCACGTTTGTCAAGAAGATCCGA GAGCCGCTGGTGCTGACCACGTTGATCTCGCTCTTCGTGCGGCTGCACAGCATCGTCCGG GACGACATCGTCAACGACGTGACGGCCGAGCACCTCTCCATCTGGCCGGCGTCGCTGCCCAA CATCCAGGCGGTGGACGTGGAGGCGGTGGCCGTGACGGTGAAGGAGCTGGTGACCTACGCCCTCACGCTGAACCCCAACAACCAATCGTGGCTCATCACGCAGGCCGACATCTACTTCG TTGGCGACTTGCATCCTtaa
- the ints8 gene encoding integrator complex subunit 8 isoform X1 produces MAMLGIVYRRMSAEAADRVAAVTSSRPGTPLQTSWFEFLLDASLLEKHLQKSNPDPTGVQLVVQFLEQASKPSVNEQNQVQPPADNRRNRTLKLLALKVAAYMKWDLDALEKGLSIPVLNMLLNELLCVSKVPAGVKHVDLDPSTLPPTTAMAVLIYNRWAIRTIVLSSFPEKQTKPGPHQMNMLSVVQQEKEMTDNILSVLKEQASDSISVLAGALRLKKDFYVHTVRTLDLLAADTAAANGETESSTAGLRISANELHCQVHYDLGAIFFQHGCTDRPAFEKARDHFRQTKELLKKLDSAVHVHLDEERLAGYWNACKALTGDCDSRDSQTTRYDQINGLLGARGYQAVVEAFIKDNASRTLPKHFRHSVLRELSYKAQQGEAGLDEVCRQLCVCNAVRDALEAEVLSVRFQQLLMKPSKRLLDFILEVCTRSLEKERSSEASRRNMATFMRGLCEGLEDLSLALVVSSHKLFGELLREEERKLLAEQLRKRSAAVDLGAKPLPSFYDIPASVSVSVGQLEQRLILCSDPRGIRQILNELHDVADRPFWRVNGKWEVPPDYINVILAIKDNLTKDLVYILMAKGLHCTAIKDFVHARQLLSACLELVTEFSPRLRQVMLNELLLTEVRAHETAAADGGKERPPPDLVSRVRGYLEMRIRDLPLRQAVGEECVAFMLNWRENDYLTLQVPPSAVANNPYVKLGQLLASTCKELPGPKESRRTAKELWDAVVQICSVSLQHKRSNDGRVGLIKHRESSMGILHRSKFITFVKKIREPLVLTTLISLFVRLHSIVRDDIVNDVTAEHLSIWPASLPNIQAVDVEAVAVTVKELVTYALTLNPNNQSWLITQADIYFATNQYSAALNLYLQAGGVSSDFFSKAVPPDVYTDQVLKRMIKCCSMMNCHTQVAVLCQFLREVDYMTAFKALQEQNSHDAMDSFYDYIWDVTILEYLTHIHHKRGETEKRQIAIKAIGQAELNTSNPEEVLQLAAHKRKKKFLQAMAKLYF; encoded by the exons ATGGCGATGCTCGGAATCGTTTAC AGGAGGATGAGCGCAGAAGCGGCCGACCGGGTCGCCGCCGTGACGAGCAGCCGGCCGGGCACGCCGCTCCAGACTTCCTGGTTCGAATTCCTCCTGGACGCGTCCCTGCTGGAGAAACACCTGCAGAAGTCCAACCCAG ACCCGACGGGCGTGCAGCTGGTCGTCCAGTTCCTGGAGCAGGCGTCCAAGCCGTCGGTGAACGAGCAGAACCAGGTGCAGCCTCCCGCCGACAACCGCAGGAATCGAACCTTGAAGTTGCTGGCGCTCAAAGTGGCGGCGTACATGAAGTGGGACCTCGACGCGCTGGAGAAAGG CTTGAGCATCCCCGTGTTGAACATGCTGCTGAACGAGCTGCTGTGCGTCAGCAAAGTGCCGGCGGGCGTGAAACACGTGGACCTGGACCCGTCCACGCTGCCGCCCACCACCGCCATGGCCGTCCTCATCTACAACCGCTG GGCCATCAGAACCATCGTGCTGAGCAGCTTTCCCGAGAAGCAAACCAAACCGGGGCCGCACCAGATGAACAT GTTGAGTGTCGTGCAGCAGGAAAAAGAGATGACAGACAACATCCTCAGTGTG TTAAAGGAGCAGGCCAGCGACTCCATCAGCGTCCTGGCGGGGGCGCTGCGTCTGAAGAAGGACTTCTACGTGCACACCGTGAGGACTCTGGACCTGTTGGCCGCCGATACCGCCGCCGCCAACGGCGAGACCGAATCCTCCACGGCGGGCCTCCGCATCAGCGCTAACGAGCTGCACTGCCAG GTTCACTACGACTTGGGCGCCATTTTCTTCCAGCACGGTTGCACGGACCGGCCGGCCTTTGAGAAAGCCAGAGACCACTTCAGGCAGACCAAGGAGCTCTTGAAGAAG CTGGACTCGGCCGTGCACGTCCACCTGGACGAGGAGCGCCTGGCGGGCTACTGGAACGCCTGCAAAGCTCTGACCGGCGACTGCGACTCCCGCGACTCTCAGACCACGCGCTACGACCAGATCAACGGGCTGCTCGGCGCACGCGGCTACCAG GCCGTGGTGGAAGCGTTCATCAAGGACAACGCCAGCCGCACTTTGCCCAAGCACTTCAGGCACTCGGTCCTCAGGGAGCTCTCGTACAAGGCCCAGCAAGG GGAGGCGGGCCTGGACGAGGTGTGCCGCCAGCTGTGCGTGTGCAACGCCGTGCGCGACGCCCTGGAAGCGGAAGTGCTCAGCGTGCGCTTCCAGCAGCTGCTCATGAAGCCCAGCAAGCGCCTGCTGGACTTCATTTTAGAG GTGTGCACGCGGTCCCTGGAGAAGGAGCGTTCGTCAGAAGCATCCAGAAGGAACATGGCTACTTTCATGCG CGGCCTTTGCGAAGGCCTGGAGGATCTGTCGCTGGCGTTGGTGGTGTCCTCTCACAAGCTCTTCGGCGAGCTCCtgagggaggaggagaggaagctGCTGGCGGAGCAGCTGAGGAAGCGCTCGGCCGCCGTCGACCTCGGCGCCAAGCCGCTGCCGTCCTTCTACGACATCCCGG CGTCGGTCAGCGTGAGCGTCGGGCAGCTGGAGCAGCGGCTCATCCTCTGCTCGGACCCGCGCGGGATCCGGCAGATCCTCAACGAGCTGCACGACGTGGCCGACAGACCCTTCTGGAGAGTCAACGGCAAG TGGGAAGTCCCTCCGGACTACATCAACGTGATCCTGGCCATCAAAGACAACCTGACCAAAGACCTGGTCTACATCCTCATGGCTAAAGGCCTCCACTGCACGGCCATTAAG GACTTTGTGCACGCGCGGCAGCTGCTTTCGGCCTGCCTGGAGCTGGTGACGGAGTTCTCCCCGCGTCTGCGGCAGGTGATGCTCAACGAGCTGCTGCTGACGGAGGTGCGAGCCCACGAGACGGCGGCGGCCGACGGCGGCAAGGAGCGGCCGCCGCCCGACCTCGTCAGCAGAGTTCGCGGATACCTGGAGATGAGGATACGCG ATCTTCCGCTGCGGCAGGCGGTCGGCGAGGAGTGCGTGGCCTTCATGTTGAACTGGAGGGAGAACGACTACTTGACGCTGCAGGTGCCGCCCTCGGCCGTCGCCAACAACCCTTACGTCAAG CTGGGCCAGCTCCTGGCATCTACGTGCAAGGAGCTCCCGGGTCCCAAAGAGAGCCGGCGCACGGCCAAGGAGCTTTGGGACGCGGTGGTGCAGATCTGCAGCGTCTCCTTGCAGCACAAGAGGAGCAACGACGGGCGCGTGGGACTCATCAAGCACCGCGAGTCCTCCATGGGCATCCTGCACAG GAGTAAATTCATCACGTTTGTCAAGAAGATCCGA GAGCCGCTGGTGCTGACCACGTTGATCTCGCTCTTCGTGCGGCTGCACAGCATCGTCCGG GACGACATCGTCAACGACGTGACGGCCGAGCACCTCTCCATCTGGCCGGCGTCGCTGCCCAA CATCCAGGCGGTGGACGTGGAGGCGGTGGCCGTGACGGTGAAGGAGCTGGTGACCTACGCCCTCACGCTGAACCCCAACAACCAATCGTGGCTCATCACGCAGGCCGACATCTACTTCG CCACCAACCAGTACTCGGCCGCCCTCAACTTGTACCTGCAGGCCGGCGGCGTGTCGTCGGATTTCTTCAGCAAGGCCGTCCCGCCCGACGTCTACACGGACCAG GTTCTGAAGAGGATGATCAAGTGCTGCTCCATGATGAACTGCCACACACag GTGGCGGTCCTGTGCCAGTTCCTGCGGGAAGTGGACTACATGACGGCGTTCAAAGCGCTCCAAGAGCAGAACAG CCACGACGCCATGGACTCCTTCTACGACTACATCTGGGACGTCACCATCTTGGAATACCTCACGC ACATCCACCACAAGCGCGGCGAGACAGAAAAGAGACAAATAGCG ATCAAAGCCATCGGTCAGGCCGAGCTGAACACGAGCAACCCGGAGGAGGTTCTGCAGCTGGCGGCGCACAAGCGCAAGAAGAAGTTCCTGCAGGCCATGGCCAAGCTCTACTTCTGA
- the eny2 gene encoding transcription and mRNA export factor ENY2 encodes MSKDSQMRAAINQKLIETGERERLKELLRAKLVECGWKDQLKAHCKDVIREKGLDHVTVEDLVTEITPKGRALVPDSVKKELLQRIRAFLAQHAAL; translated from the exons ATGAGCAAGGACTCCCAGATGAGGGCTGCCATTAACCAGAAGCTGATCGAAACGGGCGAGAGGGAGCG ATTGAAAGAGTTGCTCAGGGCGAAGCTGGTGGAATGCGGTTGGAAGGATCAGCTGAAGGCGCACTGCAAAG ACGTGATCCGAGAGAAGGGCCTGGACCACGTCACGGTGGAGGACCTGGTCACGGAAATCACGCCCAAAGGCCGAG CGCTGGTTCCCGACAGCGTGAAGAAGGAACTCCTGCAAAGAATCCGAGCGTTTCTCGCGCAGCACGCGGCCTTGTGA
- the gdf6b gene encoding growth/differentiation factor 6-B, with product MDVSLVAALCGALVFAWRVPSCRPVALSPPGKAAKRADAARYSKGLRVEPHDYMMSIYKTFSTAEKLAPNASFFRSSKAANTIASFVDSGQDELPLSPLRSQRYIFDVSTLSEKAEVLGAELRLYTEASRKVGPSELRLLSCRDRRALDSKTLDPQDRYRPRWEVLDVWEPFKEWKRQEASAGRPFCLELTARSDTSEREPDLALLGLHRHARPRQKKAILVVFTRSKRRQTLFGERRERRAQGRGRGRRTAASGGRHGKRRGTRAGSRCAKKPLRVNFRELGWDDWIIAPLDYEAFHCEGACDFPLRSHLEPTNHAVIQTLMNSMSPGHVPPSCCAPAKLSPVSILYIDSGNNVVYERYEDMVVEACGCR from the exons ATGGACGTCTCTCTGGTGGCCGCTCTGTGCGGGGCTCTGGTGTTCGCGTGGCGGGTGCCCTCCTGCCGGCCCGTCGCCCTCTCGCCCCCGGGCAAGGCGGCCAAGCGCGCGGATGCGGCCCGGTACTCGAAGGGGCTCCGCGTGGAGCCCCACGACTATATGATGTCCATCTACAAGACTTTCTCCACGGCCGAGAAGCTGGCACCCAACGCCAGCTTCTTCAGATCGTCCAAGGCGGCCAACACCATCGCCAGCTTTGTGGACAGCGGACAAG ACGAGCTCCCGCTTTCCCCTCTGAGGAGTCAGCGGTACATCTTCGACGTGTCCACCCTCTCGGAGAAAGCCGAGGTGCTGGGAGCCGAGCTGAGGCTCTACACCGAAGCGTCCCGGAAGGTCGGCCCGTCGGAGCTTCGGCTGCTCTCCTGCCGGGACCGGCGGGCCCTGGACTCCAAAACCCTGGACCCGCAGGACCGGTACAGGCCCAGATGGGAGGTCCTGGACGTGTGGGAGCCATTCAAAGAATGGAAGCGCCAGGAGGCGAGCGCGGGGAGGCCCTTCTGCCTGGAGCTCACGGCCCGGTCGGACACCTCCGAGAGGGAGCCGGACCTCGCCCTGCTGGGCCTGCACCGGCACGCCAGGCCCCGGCAGAAGAAGGCCATCCTGGTGGTCTTCACCAGATCCAAGCGGAGGCAGACGCTcttcggcgagaggcgggagCGCCGAGCCCAAGGGCGCGGCCGCGGCAGGAGGACGGCGGCGTCCGGGGGCCGCCACGGGAAACGGCGCGGCACGAGGGCCGGGTCCAGATGCGCTAAGAAACCGCTACGGGTCAACTTCCGCGAGCTGGGATGGGACGACTGGATCATCGCCCCTCTGGACTACGAGGCGTTCCACTGCGAGGGCGCGTGCGACTTCCCGCTGCGCTCGCACCTGGAGCCCACCAACCACGCCGTCATCCAGACCCTGATGAACTCCATGAGCCCGGGACACGTGCCGCCCAGCTGCTGCGCTCCAGCCAAGCTCAGCCCCGTCAGCATCCTCTACATCGACTCGGGCAACAACGTGGTCTACGAGCGCTACGAGGACATGGTGGTCGAGGCCTGCGGGTGCAGGTAG
- the ints8 gene encoding integrator complex subunit 8 isoform X2: MSAEAADRVAAVTSSRPGTPLQTSWFEFLLDASLLEKHLQKSNPDPTGVQLVVQFLEQASKPSVNEQNQVQPPADNRRNRTLKLLALKVAAYMKWDLDALEKGLSIPVLNMLLNELLCVSKVPAGVKHVDLDPSTLPPTTAMAVLIYNRWAIRTIVLSSFPEKQTKPGPHQMNMLSVVQQEKEMTDNILSVLKEQASDSISVLAGALRLKKDFYVHTVRTLDLLAADTAAANGETESSTAGLRISANELHCQVHYDLGAIFFQHGCTDRPAFEKARDHFRQTKELLKKLDSAVHVHLDEERLAGYWNACKALTGDCDSRDSQTTRYDQINGLLGARGYQAVVEAFIKDNASRTLPKHFRHSVLRELSYKAQQGEAGLDEVCRQLCVCNAVRDALEAEVLSVRFQQLLMKPSKRLLDFILEVCTRSLEKERSSEASRRNMATFMRGLCEGLEDLSLALVVSSHKLFGELLREEERKLLAEQLRKRSAAVDLGAKPLPSFYDIPASVSVSVGQLEQRLILCSDPRGIRQILNELHDVADRPFWRVNGKWEVPPDYINVILAIKDNLTKDLVYILMAKGLHCTAIKDFVHARQLLSACLELVTEFSPRLRQVMLNELLLTEVRAHETAAADGGKERPPPDLVSRVRGYLEMRIRDLPLRQAVGEECVAFMLNWRENDYLTLQVPPSAVANNPYVKLGQLLASTCKELPGPKESRRTAKELWDAVVQICSVSLQHKRSNDGRVGLIKHRESSMGILHRSKFITFVKKIREPLVLTTLISLFVRLHSIVRDDIVNDVTAEHLSIWPASLPNIQAVDVEAVAVTVKELVTYALTLNPNNQSWLITQADIYFATNQYSAALNLYLQAGGVSSDFFSKAVPPDVYTDQVLKRMIKCCSMMNCHTQVAVLCQFLREVDYMTAFKALQEQNSHDAMDSFYDYIWDVTILEYLTHIHHKRGETEKRQIAIKAIGQAELNTSNPEEVLQLAAHKRKKKFLQAMAKLYF, encoded by the exons ATGAGCGCAGAAGCGGCCGACCGGGTCGCCGCCGTGACGAGCAGCCGGCCGGGCACGCCGCTCCAGACTTCCTGGTTCGAATTCCTCCTGGACGCGTCCCTGCTGGAGAAACACCTGCAGAAGTCCAACCCAG ACCCGACGGGCGTGCAGCTGGTCGTCCAGTTCCTGGAGCAGGCGTCCAAGCCGTCGGTGAACGAGCAGAACCAGGTGCAGCCTCCCGCCGACAACCGCAGGAATCGAACCTTGAAGTTGCTGGCGCTCAAAGTGGCGGCGTACATGAAGTGGGACCTCGACGCGCTGGAGAAAGG CTTGAGCATCCCCGTGTTGAACATGCTGCTGAACGAGCTGCTGTGCGTCAGCAAAGTGCCGGCGGGCGTGAAACACGTGGACCTGGACCCGTCCACGCTGCCGCCCACCACCGCCATGGCCGTCCTCATCTACAACCGCTG GGCCATCAGAACCATCGTGCTGAGCAGCTTTCCCGAGAAGCAAACCAAACCGGGGCCGCACCAGATGAACAT GTTGAGTGTCGTGCAGCAGGAAAAAGAGATGACAGACAACATCCTCAGTGTG TTAAAGGAGCAGGCCAGCGACTCCATCAGCGTCCTGGCGGGGGCGCTGCGTCTGAAGAAGGACTTCTACGTGCACACCGTGAGGACTCTGGACCTGTTGGCCGCCGATACCGCCGCCGCCAACGGCGAGACCGAATCCTCCACGGCGGGCCTCCGCATCAGCGCTAACGAGCTGCACTGCCAG GTTCACTACGACTTGGGCGCCATTTTCTTCCAGCACGGTTGCACGGACCGGCCGGCCTTTGAGAAAGCCAGAGACCACTTCAGGCAGACCAAGGAGCTCTTGAAGAAG CTGGACTCGGCCGTGCACGTCCACCTGGACGAGGAGCGCCTGGCGGGCTACTGGAACGCCTGCAAAGCTCTGACCGGCGACTGCGACTCCCGCGACTCTCAGACCACGCGCTACGACCAGATCAACGGGCTGCTCGGCGCACGCGGCTACCAG GCCGTGGTGGAAGCGTTCATCAAGGACAACGCCAGCCGCACTTTGCCCAAGCACTTCAGGCACTCGGTCCTCAGGGAGCTCTCGTACAAGGCCCAGCAAGG GGAGGCGGGCCTGGACGAGGTGTGCCGCCAGCTGTGCGTGTGCAACGCCGTGCGCGACGCCCTGGAAGCGGAAGTGCTCAGCGTGCGCTTCCAGCAGCTGCTCATGAAGCCCAGCAAGCGCCTGCTGGACTTCATTTTAGAG GTGTGCACGCGGTCCCTGGAGAAGGAGCGTTCGTCAGAAGCATCCAGAAGGAACATGGCTACTTTCATGCG CGGCCTTTGCGAAGGCCTGGAGGATCTGTCGCTGGCGTTGGTGGTGTCCTCTCACAAGCTCTTCGGCGAGCTCCtgagggaggaggagaggaagctGCTGGCGGAGCAGCTGAGGAAGCGCTCGGCCGCCGTCGACCTCGGCGCCAAGCCGCTGCCGTCCTTCTACGACATCCCGG CGTCGGTCAGCGTGAGCGTCGGGCAGCTGGAGCAGCGGCTCATCCTCTGCTCGGACCCGCGCGGGATCCGGCAGATCCTCAACGAGCTGCACGACGTGGCCGACAGACCCTTCTGGAGAGTCAACGGCAAG TGGGAAGTCCCTCCGGACTACATCAACGTGATCCTGGCCATCAAAGACAACCTGACCAAAGACCTGGTCTACATCCTCATGGCTAAAGGCCTCCACTGCACGGCCATTAAG GACTTTGTGCACGCGCGGCAGCTGCTTTCGGCCTGCCTGGAGCTGGTGACGGAGTTCTCCCCGCGTCTGCGGCAGGTGATGCTCAACGAGCTGCTGCTGACGGAGGTGCGAGCCCACGAGACGGCGGCGGCCGACGGCGGCAAGGAGCGGCCGCCGCCCGACCTCGTCAGCAGAGTTCGCGGATACCTGGAGATGAGGATACGCG ATCTTCCGCTGCGGCAGGCGGTCGGCGAGGAGTGCGTGGCCTTCATGTTGAACTGGAGGGAGAACGACTACTTGACGCTGCAGGTGCCGCCCTCGGCCGTCGCCAACAACCCTTACGTCAAG CTGGGCCAGCTCCTGGCATCTACGTGCAAGGAGCTCCCGGGTCCCAAAGAGAGCCGGCGCACGGCCAAGGAGCTTTGGGACGCGGTGGTGCAGATCTGCAGCGTCTCCTTGCAGCACAAGAGGAGCAACGACGGGCGCGTGGGACTCATCAAGCACCGCGAGTCCTCCATGGGCATCCTGCACAG GAGTAAATTCATCACGTTTGTCAAGAAGATCCGA GAGCCGCTGGTGCTGACCACGTTGATCTCGCTCTTCGTGCGGCTGCACAGCATCGTCCGG GACGACATCGTCAACGACGTGACGGCCGAGCACCTCTCCATCTGGCCGGCGTCGCTGCCCAA CATCCAGGCGGTGGACGTGGAGGCGGTGGCCGTGACGGTGAAGGAGCTGGTGACCTACGCCCTCACGCTGAACCCCAACAACCAATCGTGGCTCATCACGCAGGCCGACATCTACTTCG CCACCAACCAGTACTCGGCCGCCCTCAACTTGTACCTGCAGGCCGGCGGCGTGTCGTCGGATTTCTTCAGCAAGGCCGTCCCGCCCGACGTCTACACGGACCAG GTTCTGAAGAGGATGATCAAGTGCTGCTCCATGATGAACTGCCACACACag GTGGCGGTCCTGTGCCAGTTCCTGCGGGAAGTGGACTACATGACGGCGTTCAAAGCGCTCCAAGAGCAGAACAG CCACGACGCCATGGACTCCTTCTACGACTACATCTGGGACGTCACCATCTTGGAATACCTCACGC ACATCCACCACAAGCGCGGCGAGACAGAAAAGAGACAAATAGCG ATCAAAGCCATCGGTCAGGCCGAGCTGAACACGAGCAACCCGGAGGAGGTTCTGCAGCTGGCGGCGCACAAGCGCAAGAAGAAGTTCCTGCAGGCCATGGCCAAGCTCTACTTCTGA